AGGTAGATTAATTGGATACAGGAGGAGTTGGAGTTGGCATCAAGAAAGAAACCTATGACTGGCCAGGATGGGTGCATTAAACAACAAACTTGACAGTGAGCATGGGGGTCAAAAGAGCTCAgtggagggtcccatgcccaggAAAAAAGAGACTTGTTCAGGTGTGTTTGGAGGGAGGGGCTGTGAGGCAGCTGAGAATGTCAACGGTTTCAAGGGGAAAAGAAGCATGTTTAAGAGGGGTCAGGTAAGAATCTGAATGCCTGAAAATCTTATAGGTCTACCTTGTAGGGTCCTTGAGATTCCCTGAGATTTGGGGTGGCCAAGGCCACCTGAGTACCTCCTGAGTGACCAGCCCAACTCTGGAGGAGAGGAGTTTgagagaagcagaagcctgtGTGGCCAACCATGCAGTTTTCTGAACCTGTGTCCAGGCCCCTCAGGTGTAGGTGAAGAAAGGTAACAGTAATGAATGGGGAGCCCCATTTTGCCATTCGCAGAATAGAGATTTATGAAAACAGAAGTTAACTTTAGCGTGTGATGCAGAGACCACCCAGGACCCCAGGAAAGACAGGCTCAAGGGCACAAGGTTCTGAGTCAGTCTGCCCTGGCTTCGGGGGCCCCAGTCCCTATCATCCTGTCATCTTGGACATCCAAACTAGCAtggccttttttaaaaatggagaaaaacaactaaaaatatatttaatttagtaAATATCGTGAATGCGCAGATTATAGACATACGCATCAGAATagaccttttaaaaatagatcttAAAAATCATCTCAAGTTGTTCCTATACATTCAAAATTGCCCTCTGTGAGAAACCCCcagagcagggtttctcaacatTGACGAtactgacatttggggccaggTAATTTTTGTTTGGCAGCGCCCCTGTCCACCAGATACCAGTAGCACACACCCCTACCGCCACAGCTGTGACAGCCCCAAATgccttcagacattgccaaatgtcccctgcaAAGTTGGTGTGGGGACAGAATTGCCCCTAATTGGGAACCATAGCTTCAGAGTTTTCCCAGAAGTCAGAGATGGGATGGAGAAGAGGAGTTGATCAGAAGTTGAGCCAAGGAAATTGGCAAAAGCAGGAGGTCTTGAGCATGTTTAGACTGTACCCTAAAGAATAATAGAATTGTTAGTGCATTTGGGTCCTCTTAAATATAATCAGATGTCTGTATTTCTGTAGTGAATGTGTTTTACGGGGTGGCCAGAGTGAGAGTTTCAAAACCTCCTttggtacatttttttttaagtcatgcaAAGTCCTGTACTTTTTGTGCCAACACTATCCTTCCAGTTCTGAAGGCTCCTTTTGTCTTCTGAAGAGAAGGACCTGAATGTTTGGGCAGATCTTTTCATGCTGTACGAGGATTATCAGACAACAGATGAGTTGGGAGAACAGCTGGTTTCCCTACAGTCACCGGGCCCTGTGACCTGGGAGGCATCATGAGCTGTGCAGGGAACAGGTGGTCTGGCTGCTGGGTCTGTCCTGACTGAGCCAGGCCacattcctcctgcctctgcccttcAGCCTCCCCTCCGCAATACCAAGGAACTGACCTTTTCCACGCTGCCTTACAGTGGCCTTTCTGTGAAAGGCtctcctgggaacttgttagaaatgcagattctggcaCCATCCAAAAAGTTTGATTCAGTGGTTGGTTGGGGACCAGGAACGTACTTTTTAAAACAGATAGCTGTCATTCTCCTCTGGGAGATGGTCCAGGAACCCACACTTTAAGAAGCAACACTCTGGAGGGTCTTTCCAactcttggaaggcaaaagcacATACATTCTAATTCTCTTAATCCTTCCATCCTTGCAGAAGAAACGGGGATGGAGGCCATATTGCTGACACTTGTGGGATTCATGTGTCTGAGGGAGATTGCAAGAGTGAAAACAGAGATCGGCCAAGCATCTACCAGTCTAGCCTTTAGATGTAACTTCCAGTTTCtctgaaatagagaatagagaacaAGTTGAAATGAAATCATGAGGAAATGGACAAATCCAGATTGTCAAGTATTTTGTAGGACAACTAGCCCAGTATCTTCAAATAGTCAATGTCGGGGAAAATAATTGGGATGTGGTGGAATAGGTTGGGGTGGGAAGACTATTCTTGACTAAAAGAACCtaatcaaatgcaatgcatgaGCTGTGATTGAGTCATGGTTTTAAGAAAACAGCTATTAAAAACAGGGCAGGGGTAGGGAAATTTGAGTAGGAACTAGGCTTTGGATATAAGGGGATTATTGTCCATTCTCTTGGGTGTGCTAATCTTGTTGTGGTTATATaggaaaatgttcttatttttaggAGGTGTATGCTAAAGTATTTAGGGGTGAAGTGTCAGAACATCTGCAACTCATTTTCAGATAGTTCAGAAAATGTGTGAGTGTGTACGCTATAAATTGGTGGAACAAATATGGGAAAATGTTAACAAATGTTGAATCTGGGTGTTGGGTATGTGGGTGATCATTGTCTGTTCTTGCCAACTTTATGTTTGAAAACGTTcataaaaaagttgaaaaacagaACCAGGGTGAGTAAGCAAGGTAGTGTTCTTCAAAACATTGTTTGTCCTGGCCTCATTCTTTGGGTGTGCTGTTCCCATCAGGGTGAGGAGTGAGAGCTTTTTGATTCAACCTTGATTGACATCCTTCAGGTTTCCCTCATTCTTTCCAGGTAGATGTGAACTTTGCTCCTGAGTTTCTGTCCGGGTGATCCAGCCGGCGGGcactgggtggttctggcttcACATACACTTTCTTCCCTGCTGACAGCAGGAAGCTGCCAAAGACAGATCCGGGATCTAAGTGACAAACCCCGGCTCAGCTCTACTGAGGACCTTCACTCTACCTTTTCAAATTAGGGCTCTGGGAAGAATCTGTACATAGGACTGACTCCCACAGACCAGCCATTTTGAAACTCCTCTTTGCTCCCTATTCTCTGGTATTAATGTAGGTTTCTGCaggattctcattttttttttttttaagtgaagaggCTTTACTTTGCACACCGTTGTGCCAGTCATCATTTTCTGAACATCAGAGGGCTGTCTAGATTATCCACAATCACCTGGGATGTGATAGTAAGGTCAGGTGTTGTCGAGGGGAAACGTATTTAGTGGCCCGTAGAGGAGAAGTGTTTTAGGTAGAATGGCAGCGAGGGCCTAGTTTATGAAGTGGGCTTTGTGGAAGCAGGCATTATGGTTAATAGCAACGGATGCCAGGCCGAGGAGGGCTGTGCCTCGTATCCCTGTGGTTAACAAGGTTCTGTCATGAGGATCTCTTACCCCTTTGATACAGATGTCTCAGCAGGTACCTGCCTTTCAGTGCACCTAGCCAAACTGGGACAGAGCACAAACCACTGCAGAAGCCCCCTGCTGCACTTCCAGATGGTCCCTTGTCCTGCCACCCTGAGAACTTTGCTTGCAGCCTCTGTTAGTccgtttttacactgctgataaagacatacgtgagactgggtaattcataaagaaaaagaggtttaatgaactcacagttctgcatgactggggGGGACCTCACAAACATGgctgaaggcaaaaggcatgtcttacatggtggcagacaagagagaatgagaactaaGTGAAAGAggttccccttataaaaccaccagatcttgtgagacttactcactaccatgagaacagtatgggggatccgcccccatgattcaattatcttccaccgGGCCCTtcccataacacgtgggaattatgggagctataattcaagatgagatttgggtggggacacagctaaaccatatcaccaccCCCAGGAAGCCTCGATTTTAGTCAGCCTTGCGTATCACCACTGTTCCTCTGATAGTAGCAGTTAGCAAACTTACTAGGGAGAACAGAGCATCTTATCCCCCTATTGAAAACAGAAGAATGAAGCCCTTATCCCAGCCAATCTTGTATGGGTGTGAGAATTTGGTGCAGTGAATGAGGAAATGTTTTAGCATAAAGGAGAGGGaactatattatttttacttaagcATGTGGGTCCTTAAGTAATCCTGCCTTCAAATTGTTCTCAGGCATTTTGCTAAGCCCAGATGTCCCATCTTCTCCTGTCCTGAACTTTTACAGCCTTTTTCTTCAGAAGCTGCAAACTAATTGCATTTCTTACTCTGAGTAGAGCTTGCTGGCCAGGGCAGTGGACACTCGAGCAGTCATTAAGATACAAGTCACCTGAGAGGTTGTAGGAGCCCTGCAGTTCTGCAAGGGGACAAATATGAATGTTCTCATTGAAAAATTACATTCAGGCAGGGGCggttgcacacgcctgtaatcctagcactttgggaggccaaggtgggtggatcacctgaggtcatgagtttgagaccagcctggccaacatgctgaaaccccatctctactaaaaatacaaaaatttagccaggcatggtcgtgtgtgcttgtaaccccagctgctctggatgctgaggcaggagaggggaggcagagaggttgcagtgagccgagatcatgccactgcactccagcctgggtgacacagtgagaccccatctaaaaaaaaaaaaaaaaaaaaaaaaaaagaaaaattacatttaacaGAGAAAAGGGATGGGAAAGAGATTGTGCATAACAGTAAAATGGTTTTCTAATCAAATGCGAAGGCTTTATAGCTCTCAACAGGCTGGGCTTGCCACCTGGGGGCCCAAAGTATTTGTGAGCCTGATGGGTACGTGCAGCCTCTCAGGGCCTCCTGGGAGTCCTTGTGGCTCATTTTCTTGTTCTCTTTTAGAATGATCATTTTCATTACAAACAATCTCCTCTAAAGCCCTTAGTAACTTTTTTCTCAAAAGGCTTTCTGTTtggtactatctggaggaggaagcTGAGAATGAGTGAGTCGGAGTAGGATATACCTTCTGGCTGAATGCTAATTTATCTCCACCAGCTGGATAACTTATATCCAACTGGTGGAGATAAATTAGCATTCAGCCAGAAGGTATATCCAATATAAAAACACCAGCTGAGTTAGGTAGTGGGGAAACAGGAAGACCAGGACTCTGCCTTGAAGGCTGCAAGGTAAGTTTAGACATGAATGACTTCGTCCATCTCTAAGTAGCCTGTGCTTAATGTTTTCTGTGTGCAGTGGCCAGGTTTCTGTAATCTACTGGGCACCTCAGTTGGATCAATAGTTGTCTGAACGGTGTCATCTATGTTACAGGAAAAGCTTCGGAGGGCAGGGAGTtgatatttgttgagcacttactctgccaggcactgtgctgggtgcttcAGTAGGTTCTCATTCCTTGCAACAATCTGGTGAGGTAGGCTACCCTTACCGGCTCAGACGAGGGAGCTCTGAGAAGTTAGGCATCCATATGGTCAGTGCTGGAGCTGGCTTTGGAACCCATACCTGATGGATTCCCTTCCCTTACCCAGTGCTTGGCACAGcgctgtgacacacacacacacaccctgacaATTAAGTGCGTATGTTCCTAGTAGTGCACTAGCTGTGTCCCCAAAATAGCATCTTGTATAGCAACTACCATGATATGAggattttaaaatacatcatgTTTCAAGGGATGGGTAGAGTCACATGCTCACTAGGAAGTCAGCCAGCAGGCAGACAGCTGGTGCAGGGTGTAGAAATGGGCATTTTAAGCTTTGACACTGGGCTTCCTtatttctctgcttctcttcctcttcgATAACTCCctgcctcaccccactcccaacgTGCCAGGGGGCTCTTTGCAGTTCTCATGGAGTTGATTTGACCTCGGTTAATGAGATCTAATCATTCAGAGCAGGGCCATGTGCCCAGATGTGAGCTATGTGATTGTTCCTGGCCTTGGAATGGGGCAGAAAATGGGGCTGCaaaccagccctgctggcccccaTTTCAGGGTCCAGACTCCTCTGAAGAAGGCTTGAGCCACTGGAGCAATGTCTTCTGGTAATGAAGTCATTCCTCCGTGGAGACAGAATGAGGCCTCTGTGAAATGAGAAACAATGGGCATGTTGAGTTCCCGACCTGGGGTGAATCGAAGCTTGGGCAGAGGCACATGGGATGAATTGGGACAATTCAAGGGATGCATTCTTCATAGACAAGGTTTTGTTGTCAACGAGTCCACTCAGTTGTAATGATGCTTAGTTAACGGTcattaatgtcttttaaaaataatttccccaaGTAAGTCATGAActcttaaggtttttttttccccctctttgagTTTTAATTAGTGTAAATTATTTTGTCTAAAAATCACCCTgtgaaaaatggataaaatataggTATGGGAGCaatgttttgtttattcttttacatgGGATTGTTTCTTATTTACCTATGAAGAAAACACACTTATGTCTCTGCTAGTAATTTAATTTCGAGGAAATAAAAGCGGGGTGTTGCTACTCTCTACTGTTAAGCAAAAGCGCTTGGTCCAAGTTTCTCAAAACTTAGCTCACCTAGTACCAAAACAGCAGGCAAAAAGTCTtgcaaacttaaaaacaaaacaaaacatccacTAATAGAGTTGATTGCCAGTCTTGCCTCCTCCTCTCTGGATCCCTGTGCTGTTTGACTTTTTCCAGTAAAAGATGAGGGAGCGGGAGCCCTGTCCTAAAAGTGCAGCAGCAACCAGGACAGTGCCCCCTGGGTTGGGAGCAGGACCTGGCACTGGCCGCCTCCTTCCATGGTGCTCCCTAGAGATAAGGTTAACTGCCACATAGAGTTCTAAGTGCAGTGAGGTCAGGAAGAACTTGAAACGAACGCAGCCAGTGCAACAACCTCCTGGCATGCTGGCCAGGCCCGGGGCTTGCTGGCAGGGTTCTGCGGGCACGGGCCGGACTTGGACGGTGTCGCTGCGCGGCGGGAAGGCGGGGCGGGGCCTGGCGGCGCTGCTAACCGCCCTCCCTCTCCCCTAGGTGAGGCCGCAGGCGGTGCTCTGGGTCCGGGAGCGCTGTCTCCAGCATGAACGCGGCCGGCGGCGGGAGTGAATGACTGCAGCTGCGACTTCCTTCCCGGGCCGCCCGAGCCTCCTTCCCCACCGACTTTCTTGTTTTGATTAACTCCGTGGATTCCTGACTCTTTCTTCGCCCGGAACATCAATATGTGTCATGTCATTGTCACCTGTCGCTCGATGCTCTGGACCTTGCTGAGTATTGTGGTGGCTTTTGCCGAGCTCATTGCCTTCATGAGTGCAGACTGGCTGATCGGGAAAGCGAGGAGCCGCGGCGGCGTGGAGCCGGCGGGCCCGGGCGGGGGCTCCCCGGAGCCCTACCACCCCACCCTGGGCATCTACGCCCGCTGCATCCGGAACCCAGGGGTGCAGCACTTCCAGCGGGACACGCTGTGCGGGCCCTACGCCGAGAGCTTCGGCGAGATCGCCAGCGGCTTCTGGCAGGCCACAGCTATTTTCCTGGCTGTGGGAATCTTTATTCTCTGCATGGTGGCCTTGGTGTCCGTCTTCACCATGTGTGTACAGAGCATCATGAAGAAAAGCATCTTCAATGTCTGTGGGCTGTTGCAAGGAATTGCAGGTAAGAAGGCAGGACCCCGGGCACggtgggatggagggatggagagcTGCCGGTGCAGCGCACTCTGGTACTGGGCATTCGCTTCCTGCCAGTTTTGGAGAAGACCACTTTCTGTCTATTCAGGTTTCCTTTGCCCCTTCCGTTCTAGGCGTTTGTGTGCTGCTCGCATGGGTCCCTTTCCCCTGTCTTATCCCACAGGAAGACAGGCTTGTTCTCTGGTCTTACATGGTCCTCATTGCTTATTTCCTCGGGGTCTAAGCTGTTGGTTTTAGTTTGAGTAACTactcctgctttttgtttttcccattAAATTAAAAGCATGCTCTCCACTTCAGTGCAACTCCCTGAGGAATTATGGAGCGCGTGAGTCCCACCTGCAGCAAGCACTTTATGCTAAGAGGAATGTAAGCGGGGGCGCTCATTAAGAAGCAGCAAGCCTGCTTTCCGCATCCACTCTCAGCTCCAGCCCCCAGATGATTTCAGCTTGGGTGGGAAAGACACGGGCTGGGAAGGAATTAGTATCAGCTGCTCTGTGTTTAGTGATGTTCTGGTTTAAATTGTCTGTCTCCTAGAGCCTGACAGAATGTTCTGTGCATTCAGATCAGAAAATGCAAGCGAACTCTTCCATTTTCTGGGAATTTCTCACTAACGAGCTTATTAGAAATGGGTGGAAAGAAAAGCATGAGCTCTTTACAGTGGTCCCAGGGAGAGGTTGTGAGCTGCAGGAAAGCATCCACTGCTACCAGTATTTTCGTAGGCTTCCCCGCATGGGTTTGAAA
The sequence above is a segment of the Gorilla gorilla gorilla isolate KB3781 chromosome 19, NHGRI_mGorGor1-v2.1_pri, whole genome shotgun sequence genome. Coding sequences within it:
- the LHFPL2 gene encoding LHFPL tetraspan subfamily member 2 protein, with the protein product MCHVIVTCRSMLWTLLSIVVAFAELIAFMSADWLIGKARSRGGVEPAGPGGGSPEPYHPTLGIYARCIRNPGVQHFQRDTLCGPYAESFGEIASGFWQATAIFLAVGIFILCMVALVSVFTMCVQSIMKKSIFNVCGLLQGIAGLFLILGLILYPAGWGCQKAVDYCGHYASAYKPGDCSLGWAFYTAIGGTVLTFICAVFSAQAEIATSSDKVQEEIEEGKNLICLL